Proteins encoded within one genomic window of Humulus lupulus chromosome 1, drHumLupu1.1, whole genome shotgun sequence:
- the LOC133806598 gene encoding protein GAMETE CELL DEFECTIVE 1, mitochondrial has protein sequence MQNVQRVITRLSSISLIANTSRLRVLNENTKDALQNGAVIHLRNGSRVYKYATSHLFSSTSRGDGENDGEGEWGKTVAGTFGDSTFGNLGWDSVSSWSTGITKDHFDGEVAGHRSSDGDKSHSTVIAEIQNVDDNLKEWEAENKRSKAVLDGWGNRMQETTVLLKQVREPGARGSYLKDSEKAEMYRLHKENPAVNTVEKLAKDYRIMRQRVHAILWLKELEEEEEKKLGRPLDDSVELLLDAFPEFFNSHDREFHVASLPYKPDFKVMPEGWDGTTRDLDEVHYEISQKEDEMLYEEFVQKMNFNKKKMAGEVFRHKYSRRRPSNGWNFTVEKMGPRGKRGGGGGWKFVSIADGSSRPLNEMEKMYVKRETPRRRRKILP, from the exons ATGCAGAATGTGCAGCGTGTTATAACCCGTCTGTCCTCCATTTCACTTATCGCAAACACTTCGAGATTGAGAGTGTTGAATGAGAATACAAAAGATGCGCTTCAAAATGGTGCTGTAATTCACTTGAGGAATGGCAGTAGAGTTTATAAATATGCCACCTCTCATCTCTTTTCATCAACGTCTCGAGGTGATGGTGAAAATGATGGCGAAGGTGAGTGGGGAAAGACTGTAGCTGGAACATTTGGTGATTCCACTTTTGGGAATTTGGGTTGGGATTCAGTGTCTTCTTGGTCGACTGGAATTACCAAGGATCATTTTGATGGGGAGGTTGCAGGTCATCGATCTAGTGATGGTGATAAGTCTCACTCTACAGTGATCGCTGagattcaaaatgttgatgatAACTTAAAAGAAtgggaagcggagaacaagagaAGTAAGGCCGTTTTAGATGGATGGGGAAATAGGATGCAGGAGACGACTGTCTTATTGAAGCAAGTTCGAGAACCTGGTGCAAGAGGATCTTATCTCAAGGACTCGGAGAAGGCTGAGATGTATAGACTGCACAAGGAAAATCCTGCAGTTAACACAGTGGAGAAATTGGCTAAGGATTATAGGATTATGAGGCAGAGAGTTCATGCCATTCTTTGGCTCAAGGAGCTTGAAGAGGAGGAGGAAAAAAAGCTTGGTCGTCCTTTGGATGATTCTGTTGAGCTCTTGCTTGATGCCTTTCCTGA ATTCTTTAACTCACATGACCGGGAATTTCATGTGGCATCACTTCCATACAAACCTGACTTTAAAGTTATGCCTGAGGGTTGGGATGGTACTACCAGAGATCTAGATGAAGTCCACTATGAAATCTCTCAAAAAGAAGATGAAATGCTTTATGAAGAATTTGTCCAGAAAATGAATTTTAACAAAAAGAAA ATGGCAGGGGAGGTCTTCCGACACAAGTACAGCCGTCGTCGCCCTTCAAATGGCTGGAATTTCACAGTGGAGAAAATGGGACCACGTGGTAAGCGTGGAGGTGGTGGCGGGTGGAAGTTTGTTAGCATAGCAGATGGTTCGAGTCGGCCTCTAAATGAAATGGAGAAAATGTACGTAAAGCGAGAAACCCCAAGACGAAGACGCAAAATCCTTCCTTGA
- the LOC133834192 gene encoding uncharacterized protein LOC133834192, with amino-acid sequence MQEVKNVSDGAYNWLAGKNPTEWTKPHISEYPKCDILVNNLCESFNAAIFDAHDKPIITLLEKIRFWLMSRFYNKKAELEKMTQPVGKRILKIIEKQKQVAKHCLVTRSDKFQFQVQCSNGSALAADLEFRTCTCRRFQLSGLPCGHALATIWFMGGNFFDYVHGFYKKESLQKAYEQSVHPMPSPDMWPQTGLNLIDPPPETKLPGRPKKARRRETDEPPPALKKARRTGQVKTCSICLKTGHRKETCKSAKVVENRVVKKRGRPPLQNPTESTLLRKERRLKQHAKGGTSGATNAQPDTV; translated from the exons ATGCAAGAAGTCAAGAATGTCTCGGATGGTGCTTACAATTGGCTGGCAGGGAAGAACCCCACAGAATGGACTAAGCCACATATTTCAGAGTACCCAAAATGTGACATTTTGGTGAATAATTTGTGTGAGAGTTTCAATGCAGCCATATTTGATGCTCACGACAAGCCAATTATAACTTTACTAGAGAAAATTAGATTTTGGTTGATGTCTCGGTTTTATAACAAAAAAGCTGAGTTGGAGAAGATGACTCAACCTGTGGGGAAGAGAATTTTGAAGATAATTGAGAAGCAAAAACAGGTTGCAAAGCATTGTCTGGTTACTAGGTCTGACAAGTTTCAGTTTCAGGTTCAATGCAGCAATGGTAGTGCCTTGGCCGCCGATTTGGAATTCAGAACTTGTACATGTAGGAGGTTTCAATTATCTGGGCTTCCTTGTGGCCATGCACTAGCTACTATCTGGTTCATGGGAGGTAATTTCTTTGATTATGTCCACGGATTCTATAAAAAAGAATCATTGCAAAAAGCATATGAACAGAGTGTGCATCCTATGCCTAGTCCAGATATGTGGCCTCAGACAGGACTCAACCTAATTGATCCACCACCTGAGACGAAGCTGCCTGGAAGACCTAAGAAAGCTAGGAGAAGGGAGACAGATGAACCTCCACCTGCTTTAAAGAAAGCTCGAAGAACTGGACAAGTTAAAACATGCAGCATTTGTCTGAAAACAGGCCACAGGAAAGAAACATGCAAATCTGCTAAGGTGGTTGAG AATCGTGTGGTCAAAAAGCGAGGTCGTCCACCACTGCAGAACCCAACTGAATCCACACTTTTAAGGAAGGAAAGAAGACTGAAACAACATGCTAAAGGAGGAACTAGTGGTGCAACCAATGCTCAACCCGATACTGTCTGA
- the LOC133834181 gene encoding L10-interacting MYB domain-containing protein-like, which translates to MAGIDNEVLIIENNDEASVWTQRHEEIFIELMEEEVLKGNKNTTTFTKQSWKYIKEELCARAKRNYSDMQLRNKYNQLQQKNKDFKSLLKETGMGYNAVTGEVSATDEVWDKLIRVKKSAKRFRKKSCKFYEKLCTIFGDTTATGSNAHPLTRSPSNDGDNNDDDETSISPSTRNEESGFDEDGSKRRGKSTATLNSQSVKRAKFSSALADALATYNETAKQKTELIERSMATSASHYLLDENVEALNQIYRISGEVYAKAIEKFENEVSRALFLKMPEHKRIDWLLNLK; encoded by the exons ATGGCAGGCATTGATAATGAAGTTCTTATTATTGAGAACAATGATGAGGCTTCTGTTTGGACTCAAAGGCATGAAgaaattttcatcgaacttatggAAGAAGAAGTTTTAAAGGGAAATAAGAATACCACAACATTTACAAAGCAATCATGGAAATATATAAAGGAAGAGCTTTGTGCACGAGCAAAAAGAAATTATAGTGATATGCAACTAAGGAACAAATACAATCAATTACAGCAAAAGAATAAGGATTTTAAGTCTTTACTGAAAGAGACTGGTATGGGATACAATGCAGTGACTGGAGAAGTTAGTGCAACTGATGAAGTTTGGGATAAACTTATTCGg GTTAAGAAGTCTGCTAAAAGATTTAGAAAGAAAAGTTGTAAGTTTTATGAGAAATTATGCACTATCTTTGGTGATACTACTGCAACTGGTTCCAATGCTCACCCTTTAACTCGAAGTCCTTCTAATGATGgagataataatgatgatgatgaaacgTCGATAAGTCCTTCTACTAGGAATGAAGAAAGTGGTTTTGATGAGGATGGTAGCAAAAGAAGAGGTAAATCAACAGCCACTTTAAACTCTCAATCAGTAAAAAGAGCAAAGTTCTCATCAGCTTTGGCAGATGCACTGGCAACATATAATGAAACTGCAAAGCAAAAGACTGAATTGATAGAGAGATCAATGGCAACATCTGCATCACATTACTTATTGGATGAGAATGTTGAAGCTCTTAATCAAATTTATAGAATTAGTGGAGAAGTATACGCAAAAGCTATTGAGAAGTTTGAGAACGAGGTGTCCAGAGCATTGTTTCTAAAGATGCCAGAGCATAAAAGAATAGATTGGTTGCTGAATTTGAAGTGA